In Eptesicus fuscus isolate TK198812 chromosome 23, DD_ASM_mEF_20220401, whole genome shotgun sequence, one genomic interval encodes:
- the PEBP1 gene encoding phosphatidylethanolamine-binding protein 1, producing MPVDLGQWSGPLSLQEVDEKPKHPLQVKYSGAEVDELGKVLTPTQVKNRPSGISWDGLDSSKLYTLVLTDPDAPSRKDPKFREWHHFLVVNMKGNDISSGTVLSDYVGSGPPKGTGLHRYVWLVYEQAKPLKCDEPILSNRSGDHRGKFKVASFRKKYELGPPVAGTCYQAEWDDYVPKLYEQLAGK from the exons ATGCCGGTGGACCTCGGCCAGTGGTCCGGGCCCTTGAGCCTGCAGGAGGTGGACGAGAAGCCGAAGCACCCGCTGCAGGTCAAATACTCCGGGGCGGAGGTCGACGAGCTGGGCAAAGTGCTGACGCCCACCCAG GTTAAGAACCGGCCCTCTGGTATTTCATGGGATGGCCTTGATTCAAGTAAACTCTATACCCTGGTCTTGACGGACCCAGATGCTCCAAGCAGAAAGGACCCCAAATTTAG GGAATGGCACCATTTCCTGGTGGTCAACATGAAGGGCAACGACATCAGCAGTGGCACCGTCCTCTCTGATTACGTGGGCTCTGGGCCTCCTAAGGGCACAG gccttcaccgctACGTCTGGCTGGTTTACGAGCAGGCCAAGCCGCTGAAGTGTGACGAGCCCATTCTCAGCAACCGATCTGGAGACCACCGTGGCAAATTCAAGGTGGCATCTTTCCGCAAAAAGTACGAGCTCGGGCCCCCAGTGGCCGGCACGTGTTACCAGGCGGAATGGGATGACTATGTGCCCAAGCTCTATGAGCAGCTGGCTGGGAAGTAG